Proteins from a genomic interval of Flammeovirgaceae bacterium SG7u.111:
- a CDS encoding IS5 family transposase — protein sequence METGYTRLTSRQWQYIKEYLPVERKRKYDLRDVVDSILYCMRSGQQWRSLSGEGRPPWNVVYYYFRKWQGDNTLFRLNAALNQLERKRKGKKATPSMLSIDSQSVKCAPFIGQDTGLDGNKKVNGRKRHVITDTLGLVWGVVATGANEHDGTIGQRVVEPLLGYLHRMEKILADQAYKKKFTGWVEDNIRGVEVEISSCPPTPRGFVPIKWRWVTERTFGTFNFFRRLSKDYEKTTKSQEAWVLWQNCQIILNRIKKMPI from the coding sequence ATGGAAACAGGATATACCCGCTTGACCTCCCGGCAATGGCAATATATAAAAGAATATCTTCCCGTGGAAAGGAAACGCAAATATGACCTCAGGGACGTGGTGGACTCGATCTTGTACTGCATGCGCAGCGGACAGCAGTGGCGCAGCCTCTCGGGCGAGGGACGCCCTCCTTGGAATGTGGTATACTATTATTTCCGCAAGTGGCAGGGGGACAACACGCTTTTTCGGCTGAACGCGGCACTCAACCAACTAGAGCGCAAGAGGAAGGGCAAGAAGGCGACCCCGAGCATGCTTTCCATTGATAGCCAGTCGGTAAAGTGCGCGCCTTTTATCGGGCAGGACACGGGGCTGGACGGCAACAAGAAGGTGAACGGGAGAAAAAGGCACGTCATCACCGATACGCTCGGGCTGGTATGGGGAGTGGTCGCCACTGGCGCCAACGAGCATGACGGCACGATAGGGCAACGGGTGGTGGAGCCCCTCTTGGGCTACCTGCACAGGATGGAAAAGATCCTGGCAGACCAGGCCTATAAAAAGAAGTTCACCGGATGGGTAGAGGACAACATAAGGGGCGTAGAGGTCGAGATATCCTCTTGTCCCCCAACCCCCAGGGGCTTTGTGCCCATCAAGTGGAGATGGGTCACCGAGAGGACATTCGGCACGTTCAATTTCTTCCGGAGGCTGTCCAAAGACTATGAAAAAACTACCAAAAGCCAAGAAGCTTGGGTTTTATGGCAAAACTGCCAAATAATACTTAATAGGATCAAAAAAATGCCTATTTAA